A region of the Paenibacillus sp. J23TS9 genome:
GAAGTCCATGCTGTACCGCCAAGATCATACCAAGATTCAGGTTTCACCTCATCAAATGGATGCCCTGATGGAAAGGGTTGTTCCCGGCCTCCGTAAAATCGGGAGAGTTTCGGTGGATTCGGCTATTCGTGACCGAATAGTGCAGCCTGCACTATCTGCCAAGCTTTATCTGGACCGGGATGAAACCTCCCTTTTCGCCAGAGTGGAATTTGTGTACGGGGGAATTGTCATTGATGCGCTCGCCGATGATTGGGAAGCTCGCAAAGATGTAGAACTGATTTTGGTAAGAGATACGGAAAAGGAGAAAAAGCTGCTGGACATGCTGAATGCGAGCGAGTTTATCCGTTTCGACAAGGAGTGGTCGCTCGATCTTTCCGAGGAGGAAAGCATGTACGATGTGTTATTCCATATGCTGCCGAAGCTTGAGGCCTGGGTTGAGGTTTACGCTACGGACAGAGTTAAACAGATGATGCATACGGGCCGGAAGGCTCCCAAAATCAAGGCGGATACGGACCAGACGACGAACTGGCTGGAGATCAGCTTTGAGCTGGACGGAATCAGCGAAAAGGAAATCCGCAAGATTCTGCTGAGTATTGTGGAGAAGAAGAAATTTTACCGACTTCCTGAGGGAGCATACCTGTCGCTTGAGGGAGATGCCTTCCAGTTGTTCGGTGAGCTGTACGACGAGATGGGAATGAAAAAAGGGGATATCACCGGCAGCCGAATGCAGCTTCCTGTATTCAGGGGACTCCAGCTTCGGGACCTAGATAGCGGCAGTCTCCAGCTCGGAAAATCACTTCGCGGTTTGCTGGATCATATGCTGCGTCCTGAGCATGGGGAATTTTCTATTCCGGAAGAGCTGTCTAATGTGCTACGTGATTATCAAAAGGAAGGATATCAGTGGCTAAAAACGCTTGGATCATACCGATTTGGCGGAATTCTGGCGGATGATATGGGGCTGGGAAAAACGCTTCAGAGTATAGCCTTTATTCTATCAGAAATTCGGGAGCAGTCGACGCGTCAGCCTGTGCTGATTGTGGCCCCTGCGTCGCTCGTCTACAATTGGGAAAATGAGTTTCACCGGTTTGCCCCATCCCTTAACATTCAAGTGGCTTTGGGAGCGAAGAAGGAACGAAATGACATGCTTTTGCGTATGGCGGATGTGGAGGCAGACCCTGAAGCAGACCCTGAAGCGGATGATGAAGACAACATGCCTGACTATGATGCGGATGTTATCATTACATCCTATCCATCACTGCGCAAGGATATCCGAATCTACCGGGAAATGACATTCAGTACACTGATTCTGGATGAAGCCCAAGCCATCAAAAATTCATCTACCCAAACGGCTCAGGCCGTGCGGGAAGTAACGGCAGGGCGCAGATTTGCGCTGACCGGAACACCGATTGAAAATTCCGTTGATGAGTTGTGGTCGATTTTCGACGCTGTATTTCCGGGGCTATTTGCCGGACTTAAAAACTTCCGTGGTCTCTCTCGTGACCGAATTGCACGGATTGTGCAGCCCTTCATTCTGCGGCGGCTGCGTGCTGATGTGCTGGAAGAGCTGCCTGAGCGGATCGAGACGGTGCAGCAGTCCGAGCTCAGCAAGGAACAGAAGAAGCTCTATGCTGCATATCTGGAGGAATTTAAGGAAGAAACGATGCGTGATCTAGAATTCGAGGGCTTCCAGCGGAGCCGCATGAAAATATTGGCCGGTATTACGAGACTGCGCCAGCTGTGCTGCCATCCTGCCTTGTTTGTTGACGGCTATGAAGGTGAGTCCGGGAAGCTCCAGCAGCTGCTGGAGGTTGCTCAGGATTGCCTGGACAGCGGCAGACGAATGCTGATTTTCTCCCAGTTCACCAGCATGCTTCGAATTATCCGGAGTGAGCTCGGCAAGCTGGGCATTCCGGTTTTTTATCTCGATGGACAGACACCAGCCAAAGAACGCGTGGATACCTGTGCACGCTTCAACAGCGGGGAGAATGATGTGTTCCTTATTTCACTCAAAGCCGGAGGTACGGGACTGAACCTGACTGGGGCGGATACCGTTATTTTATATGATCTATGGTGGAATCCCGCTGTGGAAGAGCAGGCTGCAGGGCGGGCTCACCGGATGGGACAGAAGAATGTCGTTCAGGTCATCCGTCTGGTGACGAAAGGGACTGTGGAAGAAAAAATGCTGGATCTCCAGAAGCGGAAAAAAGATCTCATTCGCGAAGTGATGGAGCCTGGCTCAGAGGTGCAGACTGCACTCTCAGAACAGGAAATCCGCGAGCTGCTTGCTCTGTAGAGGATGGATTTGCATAAATAGAGGAAAAATCCTGTTTCGACATTGGGTTTTTCCTCTTTTTTGTTCATATGTCATCGAATTATTTTTCTATATAAGGATTTGTGAAGGAATTTCGGAGGGAATGGCGAAATTTACCTACATAGCACTAGTATATTTGACCTATTATCTGTGATCAATTCATGGATTTTGTTGTGAGGAGAAGAATGATATGGGATATAGATACGATGAAGCGGCAGTGTCAGGTGTTACGTTCATGCAGCCATTTCTCGACCGGAGAGTCCAAAGCAGCGCTTGTTTGAAACGTCTGGAGCTGGTCGCCAAAAGAAATGCCAGACAAAAGGAACAGGCTGATTGGAGCGAAGCCGAGAAATCAGCGTTTGAAGTTGAATGGTACGAAAATCAGTTGGAATGGATTACATCCATTCATCAAATATGCGGGGAACCGATTTCTTGGGATCAGATTGCGGCCGCATCTGCGCCGTTCCGAAGAGGAGAGACGGGACCGCGCGAAAAGCTGGCCGAGGAGAACTACAGGGATTTCAAACCGACACGGATGCAAAAGCTTCTGAAACAGGATGCCGGAATGATGCAGGAGCTGAGTGAACAGATAACGAAGGCCAGAGAGCAGGATCAGCAAGATTATCTGCAGTGGAAAAATCTGACGGATTTTGCCCACAGCATTCTCGAAGGTAACCGAACGGCATATCTGCGTGTGCTTGAAGAAATGGCTCCGCTGGAAGATCTGCTAACCTTGGGAAGCGGCTTGGAGTTTAACGTTCTGAATGCGGCCGCAGTAGAGGTTGAGATGGATGTGAACTCAGGGCAGATGATTCCAATGGAGTCGAAGCAGCTGACTGGGGAAGGGATCTTGACGGCGAGTCCGCTTGACATAGAGGAACAGCATGAAATGGAGCGTAAATACGTATGCGGTTCCGTACTGCGGATTGCCAGGGAGCTGTTCGCCGTGCTGCCGCTGGATACGGTTCTCGTTCATGCCAGGGATACGAAGGTTGTCCGGGATACGGGGCAGGAGGAATATGTAACCGTGCTATCTGTTGAATTTGAACGGGGCATGTTATCCAATGTGGATATGGAGCAGGAGGCATGTCCACAGCTGCTGGAGCAATTTCGACATCATATCAAGTATGATTCTTCCACAGGCTTTGATCCGGTTGAGCAGCTGACATGGCCCTGAAAAAATAAAAGATCACGCCGTTGTTTTGTGGTATTTAGCCTGATAGGTATATCGGAGGCAAATGCACATGGCAGCGGCTTTTTTACGGAAGAGCAGACAATGAAGAGGATGATTTGAATCATCTACGGGTCGTGATCGGACCGCTTCACCGTACGCTGATTATTCACGGCTTATGTGATAAGCAGCTCGCGGATGTGAAACAGGAAATTTTGGAATGCTCACCTATGACCGTGTGCCTAAAGTTTTGCCTGGGCAGATCCCAATATCACTATGAATCGATAATCCGGTTTAACCCGCCAAACTGCGTCCCAGCACTGCTGCAAATGGATTGAATGCAGTGTGCGGGGCTTTTCTTTTTTTGTGTTTGGAAGAGGATGGTTGATTATCGCATATTGGTACCTTATCCTCTTGATTCACCATAGGCAACATTTGTTAATATATAAAGAAACATTAAATAAAACCAGAGAGAAAAACACCGAGAGTACTGGAATAGGAGTGAGTGGATGAAGAAATGGATGCTGGCGATGGTAGGTCTTGTTTTCATATTGGTCATGACAGGCTGTGGCGACAAAAAAAGCTTCTCCATGGATCAGGTTGATACGAGAGCTTATGTCATGCCCGATGGGGATTTATATGTGGAGGAATTATTCACATACAATTTCAAAGGCAATTTTCAAGGCACCACCAGGTATATCGATCAGGGCGAACAGAATGGGATCGAGTTTTTTGAAGCCTATGCTCCGCCTCCAGGCAAGAAGCTGGGTGAATTCAAGGATGAAAATCTGGAGCCCCTGGATGTGAAGTGGGATGGAGATAACGATACCTATTACATATACAATGCGGCTAATGATGAGGTGAAGCAGGTCTATTACCGGTACCGCATCAACCAGGCCGCTGTTAGATATAGTGATGCAGGTAAGTTGGATTATAGCTTTTTTAAGAAAAGTAATCAGGACATTCATCATGTCAAAGTAGATGTATATCTGCCGTCTGATTACAAAAAAGCCGATGTGCATGCCTATCTGCATGATCGGACGGGAGGAAGTATTACGACCGCAGAAGAGCCCGCGGTTCATTACGAAAACGAAAATCTTTCGAAGTATGGGGATGCCCAGATGCTGGTTCTCTTCCCGCAGGATCAGTTAACTCAAATGAAAAATAACCAGAAGGGTATATCTCTAAAACAGCTGCTCGCGAATGAACAGAAGCGGGAAGACCGGATGCAGCTCCGGGAGGGGAGAATGCAGGAAGCGGTTAAGGTCATTCAGGTGCTGACGATTATTTTCCTTCTGGGTTCAATTCTGTACCTGTTGTCATGGAAAAGCATATCAGCCTGGTCAAGCCGCCGTCAGGTTAACAAGGATGAGCTGGAGAAGCTGGATCCCCTATTGAAAACGTATATTCTCCGCAAGAGCAAGCTGAAGCAGAAAGACTTTATCGCAGGCCTTCTATCCCTACGCAAGCGTGGACTCGTTACGGTCCGGGAAGTGCCGTCATCAAAACGCTTTTTGGAGGAGCCGACAGCACCTGACACAACCCTGCTGTTCACTTTTCAAGGTAATGTGGAGCAGCTGAATGCGGCCGACCGTCAGTTGGTCGAATGGCTGTTTAACGAGGAAAATGTATTCCGGCTGGACTCCGTCGCAGGGCCCACATTTAAAGAAAAGCAGGATTCGAAGCTGATCGCAGAATATCGCCTAAAGTCGGAGAAACATGCCAAGCAGTTTAGAACATGGAGCAGAACTTTAGCCCACACAGAGCCGTATGCGGAAGAGGTGCGAACGAATAAGCTGCTCAAACTGCTGATTCCGCTGATGGTTATCATTCTTTATCTTATGCTGATTTATCTGTACTACGTGGATGTTGCTTCCCGCTTAAGTATACTCCTGACTGCTATTTTCCTGGGCGCCGGAGGGATCTGGACCTGCCTCCAATATAAATCCAAGCTATGGATTCTGCTTTACCATGCTGCCTGCTTAGCGATCGGAACCCAGATCGTCCATGAGGATGCTTGCAGCTCCTACATGCTTCTAGTTATATGTTCCGCACTCTTCGCCGCGCTGCTTCCGAGATATCTCATGTCCAGGAAGACACAGCAGTACCGGTATGCTCTCAAGACTTGGAGAAGGGAGCTCGGACAAGGTGGAGATACAGCTGAATGGGATCCGACCCATGTGGAGCGGGATGCAGAACACGCCGTTCTGCTTGGTGTCCTTCCTCAATACGTAAAGCGGATCAAGGAACAAGAGCCGGGCAACACCGCAGCTTACGCCGCTGCCATTCCGCTTTTATTCAGCGCCGATATTCTGTCGTCCATGATGTACACGCAAAGTCATCTCGGCTTCATTGCTTCGGGTTCTTCGAGCTCCAGCAGCAGCAGTTACAGCGGTGGAGGAGGAGGCGGCGGAGGTACAGGGGCTTTTTAGTCCCTGTATTATTATACGGAAAATTTGTGCTTTTTCTCACATCGGATGACATGTATCCACAAATCTGTTTATAATAGAAAACAGAAAGAAAGAGAAAAGACACTATATTGAGTGCTTTGGGAGGATTATATGAAACAGATTACGGTTGGTATTGTTGGATACGGAAACTTGGGCAAAGGTGTGGAAAAGGCGATCCGTCAAAATCAGGATATGCAGCTTGAAGCCATCTTCACCCGCCGCGAGCCGAACGGCGTAGAGGCTGGCGTGCCTGTTGTACATATTTCGGAAGCGGAAAAATACATCGGTAAAATCGATGTGATGATTCTATGCGGTGGTTCCGCCACAGATTTGCCAGAACAAGGTCCGGAGTTTGCCAAAATGTTCAACACGGTCGACAGTTTTGATACGCATGCGCGTATCCCTGAGTATTTTGCTACTGTGGACGCAGAGGCTTCTACTGCTGGGCATGTCAGTGTCATCTCTACGGGCTGGGATCCAGGTCTCTTCTCACTGAACCGGATGCTTGCAGAAGCGATCTTGCCTGAAGGCAAGGAATATACCTTCTGGGGCCGCGGCGTCAGCCAAGGGCATTCCGATGCGATCCGCCGCGTTGAAGGCGTGAAAAATGGCGTCCAGTATACCATTCCAGTTGAGGATGCGGTTGCCAAAGTACGCGCCGGCGAAAATCCGGAGCTGAGCACTCGTCAAAAGCATTTGCGTGAGTGCTTCGTGGTGACAGAAGAAGGAGCGGATCAAGCCCGCATCGAAAAAGAAATTAAAGAAATGCCAAATTACTTCTCTGACTATGACACAACCGTGAACTTTATCAGTGAAGATGAACTGAAGGCTAACCACTCCGCTATGCCTCACGGCGGTACCGTGCTGCGCAGCGGACGGACCGGTGAGAACAGCACCCAAATCATCGAATTCGGCCTGAAGCTGGATAGTAACCCTGAATTTACTGCCAGCGTGCTGGTAGCTTATGCGCGTGCGGCTGCGAAGCTGTCTGCACAGGGTGATAAAGGCGCCAAGACGGTATTTGATATTCCGTTTGGCCTGCTGTCACCTAAATCCGCAGAGCAGCTCCGCAAGGAATTGCTGTAATTTTAACTGGACAAGTCGTATCAAGGGCATCATTCCATCCATAATAAGGTTGGATGGTGCCCTTTTATGATCATTTATGCAATGTGAAAGGTAAGAGACGAAAGGAGCTGAAGTCCTCATGTTAGACCCGCGATCATTATATTTGCGGAGTATGATGCTGAAAAGGGAGGAGGTACCTTCCTTCCGGACATATCCCTTTAGTCTGCCGGCAGTTCACGATTTCTACAGTCTCTCGTTTCAAAAGCCGGTGACATTCATTATCGGGGAGAACGGATCGGGAAAGTCTACGCTTCTTGAAGCGATGGCTGTCGCCTGGGGCTTTAATCCTGAAGGTGGAACGTTGAACTTCTCTTTCGAAACCAAGTCATCACATTCGGAGCTGTACCGCTATATGCGTCTCGCCAAGGGAGTAGTTCGTCCTCGGGATGGTTTCTTTTTTCGTGCGGAGAGCTATTATAACGTAGCAACCAACATTGATCAGCTGGATGCTGAGTGGGGATCAGGACCTCCCATCAAGGATTCGTATGGCGGCAAATCTCTTCATGAGCAGTCTCATGGCGAATCTTTTTTCGCGACATTCATGAACCGATTCGGAGGCAGGGGGCTGTATCTCATGGACGAACCGGAGGCAGCCCTGTCGCCGCTGAAGCAGCTGTCTATGCTGACGCGCATGCATCAGCTGGTCACCAAGCAGTCGCAATTCGTGATCGCTACGCATTCACCGATCTTGATGACATACCCGCATGCCGAGATCTGGCTGCTGGACGAAGAAGGGATGCGCCAGGTGGCGCTGGAGGACACAGAGCATTACATTATTACCCGGAAAATGATGAATGACCGCGAGCAAATGCTGGACATTTTGCTGGAGGAAGAGACATAAAATTGTACGTGAAAAGGCTGTCCCGTAACTAACGGGACAGCCTTTATTTTGTACGAAACAAATTGCGCTAAGTAGCACATTAGAATGAAATGGCTTTTTGAATAAGTCTTAACGCTCGATGAGACGCTCCATGTACGAAACGTTCCTATAATCGCTGTTATCATCAAATTTCCTGAATTAATTTTTCTGAAGTAGAAATTTGATGACAAAGGCGACCGCTACGCTTTTTCGGAATCGTTTCGTTCTCTCCGCTACCATGCGGCACTACCTAATGTTATAAAGAATGGATATTCTCGAAGTAGCGAAGAGGGCAGACGAATGCGGACAAGCGGCAGCGGTCGCCTTTGTCTCCGGATTTTCACCTTTAAAAATAGTTCATGAAAATTTGGAGACAACAGCGATGGGAGCATCGTCTGACCTCGCAGCACTCCAAACGCTCCACATGCTCCAAACAAAAAAACAGGCGGCCATCCCGTAGGAATCAAAACATTCCCATAGTACAGCCACCTGCGTATTAACCAGAACTTGTAATTTACGCCTGCAAAGCCAAAACAGCTTCTCTGCACTCATCGGAGCAGAAGGATTGATGCTCTTCTTCACAATCGGTGCAGCAAACATGCTGTTTGTTGCATACCGGATTCGCACAATTGATGTAACGGTCTTCCGTTGTGCCGCAGTGAATGCATTTGGCGATAATCGTATCTTCCTCCGTACGGTTAATCGGCACCGAAATGCGCTCATCGAACACGTAGCATTTGCCATCCCATAGATGACCTTGTACTTCAGGATCCTTACCGTAAGTGACAATGCCGCCTTCCAGCTGGGATACGTCCTGGAAACCTTCTTTGATCAGGAAGCCTGTCAGTTTTTCACAGCGGATGCCGCCTGTGCAGTAAGTGAGTACTGTTTTGTCCTTGTATTCACTCATGTTGTTGCGAATCCACTCCGGAAACTCGCGGAACGAACCAACATCAGGACGGATGGCGCCTCTGAAATGGCCGATTTCATACTCATAATCATTACGGCCGTCAATGACAACAACGTCTTCCTTCTGCAGCATTTCATGCCATTCTACCGGAGACAGTCTCTTGCCACCGATGACATTGGGGTCAAGCTCTTCTTCATAACGGAAAGTGACCAGTTCCTTTTTGTAGCGCACAAAAATTTTCTTGAACGCATGTCCTTCGGACTCATCGATTTTGAAGACCGTGTCGGCGAACAATGGATTGGCCTTCATATCATTCATATACTTTTCGGTTTGTTCCACAGTACCGGACAGAGTTCCGTTAATGCCTTCCGATGCTATCAAAATGCGTCCTTTGACGCCAAGATCCTTACAATATTGAAGGTGCTCAGCTGTAAACTGTTCTGGATCAGGAATGCTTACAAATTTATAATATAGCAAAATACGGTAATCATTAGATGCTGTCATTATTTTTTCACCTGTCTTGTAAATTTATCATATTTCATTGTAGATGAATCTGCCGTACATAGTCAACTTAAAAAGTATGGAACATTTCCATTATCGGCAATTAAACAAAGGCTTAACCGATTTCGAAAGAACGGATCGGTAAGAGAATAATTTCAAGAAAATGAAGAAGATAATCCATAGAGAGTGCCCGTAAAGACCGATATAGTAAGATTATACCATTTAAATAGACTGTACGGTAATATAGGGGGACTTGCCAATGCATGGAAAATCATTAAGAGAGCCGTTCCGCTGGAACCCGCTGCGGTCAATCGGAACGAAAATTGCCCTGATTATTGTCGCTGCTATCATTGCTTTTGTGGCGGTTACAGGCGTAGTATCATATCAAATCTCCAAGAGAGCGCTAGAACGTGAGGTCACCAGTGCGTATCTGGAGACCGCTTTGCAAACGAGTCAGAAGCTCGATTTTCTGTACAATTCCTTTAATAAGATTTTGCTGCAGATGATGGTCGACAAACCGATGCAGAATACGGTCCTTGAAATGTTAGAACAAAAGGATAATCCGGTAGAATATACGCAGCTTGCGGATACACTGGATACCATACTGCAATCGTACATGTTTTCAGATACGTATATAACTTCCATTGAAGTGCTGCAAACCGATGGGACAATCGTTCCAACGCTATCCGGTCTTCTTGCTAGCAAAAATTACAGCAGTGAAGACTGGTTTAAGAAAATCGTGGAGAGCGGCGGACAATCCGTTTGGATTGATCATAATCTGGAAGGAAACCGGAATACGAATCCGACCATTACGCTGGGCAGAGTGATTTCCGGAGAAGGCGTATCCACCGGATATTGTGTCATTCTTATTGATATCGACCTGGCAGCCATTAAGGAACAGGTGGAGAATGTGCATATGGGTGACGGAGGCGCCATTCAGGTCATTAGTCCCCAGAATCAGATTATTTACAGTAAAGCATCCTCGCAGCTTGGGAAAACGTCCGGTATTTCACTCCCTCCAGAAGGGATGAGCAATCCAAAATATTCTTTTCTCACTCCGGATAAATCCAAACAGGTTGTGATGGCTAAATCAGAAACGAACGGATGGTTCACCATCGGAATGATTCCGGTGAGTGAGATGCTGAAGGATACCAAGCAGATTTTCCAAGCAACGCTGTGGGTGGTTGGCTGTGCATTTATACTGGCCATTCTGATTGGCTGGATGGTGGCCCGAATGATCGGTAAACCGCTGAACAGTCTGCGGGAGCTGATGAAACAGGGAGCAGACGGCAACCTGCAGGTCAGAACCCATGCGTCATCGAAGGACGAAATCGGCCAGGTAGGCAGAAGCTTTGATGAAATGATGCTGCATTTAACCGATCTAGTGCATCATACAGGAGACTCTGCTGCTGAGATGCTGGCAATGGCAAGCGAACTTTCTCATGTATCCCTGAATACGGAAGAGACAGCAAAGGAAATTGCATCTGCCACCTCAGATATCGCCAAAGGCGGCGAAGGGCTGGCGAGCGATGCGGAGCATGGCAAGCTGCTGGCGCAAAGGTCCAAGGAACAGACGGAAACCCTTGTCCAGACCAGCAGGGAAATGCAGAGTCTTGCGGAGGATGTAAATGGAACTAGCCGTATGGGAACGGAGTATATGGACGAGCTGATTCAGAAAACCGGGGATATGGAGGAACGAATTAGTTCCATCACCGGCAAGGTTTCGAAGCTGCAGAAAAGCACGGAGTCTATTTCTGAAGTGCTGGAGATACTGACACAATTGATGAAGCAAACGAATGTCTTATCCCTGAATGCTACGATTGAAGCAGCCAGAGCGGGGAGTTATGGCAAAGGCTTCAGAGTGGTGGCTGACGAAATACGTGCCCTGTCCGAGCAGGCCAAGCGGTCGGTAGATGCCGTTGGTCAGATCACAGAAGCCATACAACAGGATATAGAGGAAACCGCCCTGGTGTTGAGTGATTCAAGCCCTATCTTTATGCAGCAAATCTCATCGGTGAAAAACGCCGACAAGCTCTTTAATCAGGTCGGTTCGCAAATGGGTGAGCTGATGAGTCATTTAGCGCTTGTTAACCGTTCTATTCTTGATCTGGAGCAGTCCCAGCTGCTGCTGTCGGATGCGATGATGGGCGTCAGTATCGTATCGGATCAATCGCTGGCTACCTCTGAAGAAGTAGCATCACTCAGTAACGAACAGCTTGGCATCAGCACAGGTCTGGTTCATCTGTCCAAGAAGCTTCAAGTACTTTCCGGAGTGTTAAAAGACTCCCTGTCCCGGTTTAAGATTTAACTCCGGGCGGGAGTCTTTTTTTCGTTTATAAACCAATCTACACTGTCATTTGCTCGGTTTTACTGGTGTTAGGTGTTTGATTCATTTTACTGTTCTCGCGTCCGGCAAGCCCCTGGAATACAGGGATAGCGACCAGGCAGGCAATCGTGATCATCACGATGATGCCGAAGGCCATGCCCTGCATTTCGGTCAGCGAAAAGGTCAGGCTCAGCAGCAGACAGCGTGTAAATACGAGAATACATTCTCTCCATACGAGAAAGGTTCGCTTGGTGGTCGGGCTCAGATGTTTGATATATTTGAACTGCTGCGCGTTCCATACGATGGAAAAGTAGAACATGCCGACGGAGGTAAAGATATTGGATACGATCAGCATGATGGGATTATGAAGCAGAGCGATCAGAAACCCGAAGGCAAGCAGCAGCGTCCCAATCCAAAGCCACTTCATTTCATTGAATTTAATACGGCGGTAGAGCAAAAGTCCAAGCAGGGAAGATAGGGTATAGAGTAAATTCAATAATGCAATCCATAGTTTGTTCTGTGTGACGGAAAAGGTGAACAGAAGGGCGAACAAATTTTGAAACTGGAGAAACACTCCGGCTGCAAGCAGCGATAGCAGAACCCATTTGGCACCAGGGTAGCTGAAGGCCGATCGGAAGCCTAAGGTATAGATGGGTTCACGCATCTCGATGGGCGAAGTCTGAGGGGGCAGATAGATCCGCGGCATTCTCGACGAATAGATAAGCATCACAGCGATAAAAATCAACATTGTAATAAATGAACCCCTATAACCAAAACCTTGGATGACTGCCGCAGAAAGGATGGGAACGGCCATATTCAGCGCCTGAGATGTAATGTTAATAGCGGCAAAGTAGGGCGCAAGTTCGTTTTCCTTTCCCTGCATGGCGATCCCTAAGTTCTGAGAGGATTGGGAGAATCCGAACATCATGCCAACCGGAATCCCGAGCAGCGTAATCCAGAGCAGCCGGTTATCGAGCTGAACGG
Encoded here:
- a CDS encoding DEAD/DEAH box helicase gives rise to the protein MLAFTAQRIKTLCGVTGFKRGETMVEQGQVMVLERDEEDRCQKAVVQDQEVFHVHIDIDGADFSAECECAAYGGYYPYCKHIAAVMINMLEEEKNGVEEGHRRGEVLPLPTPSITSRDIRLAGGLIELFDKAADHNRIKAGQRLANALKETLSVEFVCKITDEYLPDPKFRIEMKVGLKRLYVVQNIRQLLLHIEEGKQLPFTKLFTYDPSLHTFRDEDWSVIEQLMRIADSEFAYDETGRFYGGFSSSGNQRLLTVPPLAWGTLLPHLIAAGALLERDIGEPVLMVAAEDKLPISFEISSGTGNAYGLEIRGLKKVMVMNAYSCAVLEGKIFLLAERELYLVSEMKSMLYRQDHTKIQVSPHQMDALMERVVPGLRKIGRVSVDSAIRDRIVQPALSAKLYLDRDETSLFARVEFVYGGIVIDALADDWEARKDVELILVRDTEKEKKLLDMLNASEFIRFDKEWSLDLSEEESMYDVLFHMLPKLEAWVEVYATDRVKQMMHTGRKAPKIKADTDQTTNWLEISFELDGISEKEIRKILLSIVEKKKFYRLPEGAYLSLEGDAFQLFGELYDEMGMKKGDITGSRMQLPVFRGLQLRDLDSGSLQLGKSLRGLLDHMLRPEHGEFSIPEELSNVLRDYQKEGYQWLKTLGSYRFGGILADDMGLGKTLQSIAFILSEIREQSTRQPVLIVAPASLVYNWENEFHRFAPSLNIQVALGAKKERNDMLLRMADVEADPEADPEADDEDNMPDYDADVIITSYPSLRKDIRIYREMTFSTLILDEAQAIKNSSTQTAQAVREVTAGRRFALTGTPIENSVDELWSIFDAVFPGLFAGLKNFRGLSRDRIARIVQPFILRRLRADVLEELPERIETVQQSELSKEQKKLYAAYLEEFKEETMRDLEFEGFQRSRMKILAGITRLRQLCCHPALFVDGYEGESGKLQQLLEVAQDCLDSGRRMLIFSQFTSMLRIIRSELGKLGIPVFYLDGQTPAKERVDTCARFNSGENDVFLISLKAGGTGLNLTGADTVILYDLWWNPAVEEQAAGRAHRMGQKNVVQVIRLVTKGTVEEKMLDLQKRKKDLIREVMEPGSEVQTALSEQEIRELLAL
- a CDS encoding DUF2207 domain-containing protein; protein product: MKKWMLAMVGLVFILVMTGCGDKKSFSMDQVDTRAYVMPDGDLYVEELFTYNFKGNFQGTTRYIDQGEQNGIEFFEAYAPPPGKKLGEFKDENLEPLDVKWDGDNDTYYIYNAANDEVKQVYYRYRINQAAVRYSDAGKLDYSFFKKSNQDIHHVKVDVYLPSDYKKADVHAYLHDRTGGSITTAEEPAVHYENENLSKYGDAQMLVLFPQDQLTQMKNNQKGISLKQLLANEQKREDRMQLREGRMQEAVKVIQVLTIIFLLGSILYLLSWKSISAWSSRRQVNKDELEKLDPLLKTYILRKSKLKQKDFIAGLLSLRKRGLVTVREVPSSKRFLEEPTAPDTTLLFTFQGNVEQLNAADRQLVEWLFNEENVFRLDSVAGPTFKEKQDSKLIAEYRLKSEKHAKQFRTWSRTLAHTEPYAEEVRTNKLLKLLIPLMVIILYLMLIYLYYVDVASRLSILLTAIFLGAGGIWTCLQYKSKLWILLYHAACLAIGTQIVHEDACSSYMLLVICSALFAALLPRYLMSRKTQQYRYALKTWRRELGQGGDTAEWDPTHVERDAEHAVLLGVLPQYVKRIKEQEPGNTAAYAAAIPLLFSADILSSMMYTQSHLGFIASGSSSSSSSSYSGGGGGGGGTGAF
- a CDS encoding diaminopimelate dehydrogenase, yielding MKQITVGIVGYGNLGKGVEKAIRQNQDMQLEAIFTRREPNGVEAGVPVVHISEAEKYIGKIDVMILCGGSATDLPEQGPEFAKMFNTVDSFDTHARIPEYFATVDAEASTAGHVSVISTGWDPGLFSLNRMLAEAILPEGKEYTFWGRGVSQGHSDAIRRVEGVKNGVQYTIPVEDAVAKVRAGENPELSTRQKHLRECFVVTEEGADQARIEKEIKEMPNYFSDYDTTVNFISEDELKANHSAMPHGGTVLRSGRTGENSTQIIEFGLKLDSNPEFTASVLVAYARAAAKLSAQGDKGAKTVFDIPFGLLSPKSAEQLRKELL
- a CDS encoding AAA family ATPase is translated as MLDPRSLYLRSMMLKREEVPSFRTYPFSLPAVHDFYSLSFQKPVTFIIGENGSGKSTLLEAMAVAWGFNPEGGTLNFSFETKSSHSELYRYMRLAKGVVRPRDGFFFRAESYYNVATNIDQLDAEWGSGPPIKDSYGGKSLHEQSHGESFFATFMNRFGGRGLYLMDEPEAALSPLKQLSMLTRMHQLVTKQSQFVIATHSPILMTYPHAEIWLLDEEGMRQVALEDTEHYIITRKMMNDREQMLDILLEEET
- a CDS encoding rhodanese-related sulfurtransferase, with protein sequence MTASNDYRILLYYKFVSIPDPEQFTAEHLQYCKDLGVKGRILIASEGINGTLSGTVEQTEKYMNDMKANPLFADTVFKIDESEGHAFKKIFVRYKKELVTFRYEEELDPNVIGGKRLSPVEWHEMLQKEDVVVIDGRNDYEYEIGHFRGAIRPDVGSFREFPEWIRNNMSEYKDKTVLTYCTGGIRCEKLTGFLIKEGFQDVSQLEGGIVTYGKDPEVQGHLWDGKCYVFDERISVPINRTEEDTIIAKCIHCGTTEDRYINCANPVCNKQHVCCTDCEEEHQSFCSDECREAVLALQA